From a single Candidatus Hydrogenedentota bacterium genomic region:
- a CDS encoding superoxide dismutase, whose product MSFKQPELPYDLGALAPFVSEEQMSFHYGKHHAAYFTNLNGLVDGKPESEQSLREVVLASQGPVFNNSAQAWNHSFFWHCLATGGGGAPKGAVKELIERDFGGFDKFKEDFSTAAAKLFGSGWAWLAADASGKLEIMPLSNADTPLKHGKEPILTLDVWEHAYYIDYRNARPKFIEGFWDVVNWDFVNKNLTAPFQE is encoded by the coding sequence ATGAGTTTCAAGCAACCCGAACTGCCCTATGATCTGGGCGCCCTGGCCCCGTTTGTGTCGGAGGAGCAGATGTCCTTCCACTACGGGAAACACCACGCCGCCTATTTCACCAACCTGAACGGGCTGGTGGACGGCAAGCCGGAGTCCGAGCAGTCCCTGCGCGAGGTCGTGCTCGCATCGCAGGGTCCGGTCTTCAACAACAGCGCCCAGGCGTGGAACCACAGTTTCTTCTGGCACTGCCTGGCCACGGGCGGGGGCGGCGCGCCGAAGGGCGCCGTGAAGGAGCTCATCGAGCGCGATTTCGGCGGTTTCGACAAGTTCAAGGAGGATTTCTCGACGGCGGCGGCAAAGCTCTTCGGTTCGGGCTGGGCCTGGCTGGCGGCGGACGCCTCGGGCAAGCTGGAAATCATGCCCCTGAGCAATGCGGACACCCCCCTGAAGCACGGCAAGGAGCCCATCCTCACGCTGGACGTGTGGGAGCACGCCTATTACATTGACTACCGCAACGCCCGCCCGAAGTTCATCGAGGGCTTCTGGGATGTGGTGAACTGGGACTTCGTCAACAAGAACCTGACGGCGCCGTTCCAGGAGTAG
- a CDS encoding DUF1559 domain-containing protein codes for MRRHGFTLIELLVVIAIIGILAAILLPALARAREAARRSACQNNLKQWGLVLKMYSNEAKGLFPPLQVVKKNDNGTYGIQMAVGPAAYMVYPEYLTDPNISVCPSSPMANKHLEWIQKEGLVQSPWLVAADYLYLGWALDNLKPCAPASSFSSVSIIASLGTTINANTLVPVQIGAMLDSALNITNLISENAFAVANDVDKDAKLAAAYGTFGNGGGSTIYRLREGIERFLITDINNPGAASRAQSSLWVMMDMMTTGSADTSFNHVPGGCNILYMDGHAEFVRYLPVPGLDSMTPQQALQALSGATEPVLATVASVIGAIGDV; via the coding sequence ATGCGCAGACACGGCTTTACACTCATTGAACTGCTGGTGGTCATTGCCATCATTGGCATTTTGGCGGCCATTCTGCTTCCCGCACTGGCTAGGGCGCGGGAGGCGGCGCGCCGCTCGGCCTGCCAGAACAACCTGAAGCAGTGGGGCCTGGTGCTGAAAATGTACAGCAACGAGGCCAAGGGCCTTTTTCCGCCCCTGCAGGTGGTAAAGAAAAACGACAACGGCACTTACGGCATCCAGATGGCGGTCGGTCCGGCGGCCTACATGGTATACCCGGAATACCTGACCGACCCGAACATCAGCGTGTGCCCGTCCTCGCCGATGGCGAACAAGCACTTGGAATGGATACAGAAGGAGGGGCTGGTCCAGTCGCCCTGGCTGGTCGCGGCGGACTATCTGTATCTCGGATGGGCGCTGGACAACCTCAAACCCTGCGCGCCGGCCTCCAGTTTTTCAAGCGTGAGCATCATCGCCAGCCTGGGCACCACAATCAACGCGAACACGCTGGTGCCCGTCCAGATTGGTGCAATGCTGGATTCGGCCCTCAACATCACCAACCTGATTTCCGAGAACGCCTTCGCGGTGGCCAATGACGTGGACAAGGACGCCAAGCTGGCGGCGGCCTACGGCACCTTCGGAAACGGGGGTGGAAGCACCATCTACCGGCTTCGTGAGGGTATTGAGCGGTTCCTCATCACGGACATCAACAACCCCGGCGCCGCAAGCAGGGCCCAGAGCTCGCTGTGGGTGATGATGGACATGATGACAACGGGCAGCGCCGACACCAGTTTCAACCACGTGCCCGGCGGCTGCAACATCCTGTACATGGACGGGCATGCCGAGTTTGTGCGTTATCTGCCCGTGCCGGGACTGGACAGCATGACACCGCAGCAGGCGCTGCAGGCCCTGTCCGGCGCAACGGAGCCCGTGCTGGCCACGGTGGCCAGTGTCATCGGCGCCATAGGGGACGTGTAA
- a CDS encoding SpoIIE family protein phosphatase produces the protein MPDDTELRDIQDRAVDCASDGITISDMRLPDAPLVYVNAGFERLTGYSRGEILGKNCRFLQGEAAGADAVAEIRAAIAEGREFSGELLNFRKDGTPFWNLLSLTPLRDASGAVTHYIGVQSDITARVRAAAALEASNRKLAEANRRMRQSLEAAVRVQQALLPRKLPECRRVEFAWRLTPCDELAGDILNIFRLDDTHVGVYLLDVTGHGTASALRAVAASQMLSADIHAASLLWEQCEQTGKYCLAPPPLVAGKLNRHFPWDAEVGLFFTLVYGILDLETHQFRYVCAGHPPPLHFSGPVENPVTPSTGLPVGLAPSAYEEATVQMAPGDTLVLYSDGITDVLDGEKRPFGRTRLARHFIEGAGAPLGDTLDGLMASLETWRGGAAFADDLSLLAFRIRSE, from the coding sequence TCACCATCAGCGACATGCGCCTTCCCGACGCGCCGCTGGTCTATGTGAACGCCGGATTCGAGCGTCTCACCGGATACTCGCGCGGGGAAATCCTCGGGAAAAACTGCCGCTTCCTCCAGGGCGAGGCCGCCGGGGCGGACGCCGTCGCCGAAATACGCGCCGCCATCGCCGAAGGGCGTGAATTCTCCGGCGAACTGCTCAATTTCCGCAAGGACGGCACCCCCTTCTGGAACCTGCTCTCCCTCACCCCGCTCCGCGACGCCTCGGGCGCGGTCACCCATTACATCGGGGTGCAGTCCGACATCACCGCCAGGGTCCGGGCCGCCGCCGCGCTGGAGGCGTCCAACCGAAAACTCGCCGAGGCGAACCGCCGCATGCGGCAGAGTCTTGAGGCGGCAGTGAGGGTGCAGCAGGCGCTCCTGCCCCGCAAACTGCCCGAGTGCCGCCGCGTCGAGTTCGCGTGGCGCCTCACCCCCTGCGACGAGCTGGCCGGGGACATCCTGAACATCTTCCGCCTCGACGACACCCATGTGGGTGTCTACCTCCTCGACGTGACCGGGCACGGCACCGCCTCGGCCCTGCGCGCCGTGGCCGCGAGCCAGATGCTCTCCGCCGACATCCACGCCGCGTCCCTGCTCTGGGAGCAGTGCGAGCAAACGGGCAAATACTGTCTGGCCCCCCCCCCGCTCGTCGCGGGCAAGCTCAACCGCCACTTCCCCTGGGACGCCGAGGTGGGCCTCTTTTTCACCCTCGTCTACGGCATCCTCGACTTGGAAACCCACCAGTTTCGCTACGTCTGCGCCGGACATCCGCCGCCGCTGCACTTCTCCGGACCCGTGGAGAACCCCGTGACCCCGTCCACCGGGCTGCCCGTCGGCCTGGCCCCCTCGGCATACGAGGAGGCCACCGTGCAAATGGCCCCCGGCGACACGCTGGTCCTGTACTCCGACGGCATCACTGACGTGCTCGACGGCGAAAAGCGCCCCTTTGGCCGCACACGGCTGGCCCGCCATTTCATTGAAGGCGCCGGGGCGCCCCTCGGAGACACCCTGGACGGGCTCATGGCCTCCCTAGAAACATGGCGCGGCGGGGCCGCCTTCGCCGATGATCTCTCCCTTCTCGCCTTCCGCATCCGCAGCGAGTGA